Proteins from a single region of Streptomyces sp. Tu 3180:
- a CDS encoding alpha/beta hydrolase produces MMTRILKTSGADLAYDVHGPLPTADGRPPLFMIGQPMDARGFDALVSHFPERTVITYDPRGIGRSTRKDGRVDHVPRIQAADVHALIEALGAGPVEMFASSGGAVTALALVAAHPEDVTTLVAHEPPLIPLLPDARAAERAAAGVRDVYEKKGWGAGMAAFIAMTSWRGEFTDDYFALPAPDPAAFGMPAEDDGSRDDPLFSDRSRAVSSYRPDVDALTAAPTRIVIAVGEESGDVLTGRASVATAELLGQRATVFPSHHGGFLGGESGYAGQPEAFARRLREVLEEAG; encoded by the coding sequence ATGATGACGCGGATACTCAAGACCTCCGGGGCCGACCTCGCCTACGACGTCCACGGCCCGCTGCCGACCGCCGACGGGCGCCCACCGCTGTTCATGATCGGCCAGCCCATGGACGCCCGCGGCTTCGACGCGCTGGTGTCGCACTTCCCCGAGCGCACCGTGATCACCTACGATCCGCGCGGCATCGGCCGCAGCACCCGCAAGGACGGCCGGGTCGACCACGTGCCCCGGATCCAGGCCGCCGACGTGCACGCCCTCATCGAGGCGCTCGGTGCGGGCCCGGTCGAGATGTTCGCGAGCAGCGGCGGTGCGGTGACCGCGCTCGCTCTCGTGGCGGCGCACCCCGAGGACGTGACCACCCTGGTGGCGCACGAGCCGCCCCTCATTCCGCTGCTTCCCGACGCCCGGGCCGCCGAGCGCGCCGCAGCCGGCGTCCGGGACGTCTACGAGAAGAAGGGCTGGGGTGCCGGCATGGCGGCCTTCATCGCGATGACGTCGTGGCGGGGCGAGTTCACCGACGACTACTTCGCCCTGCCCGCGCCGGATCCCGCTGCCTTCGGGATGCCGGCCGAGGACGACGGCTCCCGTGACGATCCGCTGTTCTCCGACCGGTCCCGGGCGGTCAGCAGTTACCGGCCGGACGTCGACGCGCTGACCGCGGCGCCGACCCGGATCGTGATCGCCGTGGGGGAGGAGTCCGGGGACGTCCTCACCGGACGCGCCTCGGTGGCCACGGCCGAGCTGCTCGGTCAGCGGGCGACGGTGTTCCCGAGCCACCACGGCGGCTTCCTCGGCGGCGAGTCCGGCTACGCCGGGCAGCCCGAGGCCTTCGCGCGCAGGTTGCGCGAGGTCCTCGAAGAGGCCGGCTGA
- a CDS encoding beta-glucanase: protein MSEVVLDAVFASDHQWVAGRSWAYPDGGPTNPGDDKLDHLTAEPGHSRTGTFRATRRADGLWDTGLLTTEESAEGFTVRTGDRLDARVRLPTGLGAWPAIWTWRDGGNEVDVFEYHPDNPDLLEFTNHVRPGQRYVRDDAVRPGGLVDLSVTFGGRSVVWSLNGRRVFADGRGVGPGWYAYLIVNLSVCAGRYHPPPDAATTELSYEVESLVVYRDGPRGTALRTG, encoded by the coding sequence GTGAGCGAAGTCGTCCTCGACGCCGTCTTCGCCTCCGACCACCAGTGGGTCGCGGGGCGTTCCTGGGCCTATCCCGACGGCGGCCCCACCAATCCGGGCGACGACAAACTGGACCACCTCACCGCGGAGCCCGGCCACTCGCGCACCGGCACGTTCCGCGCCACGCGCCGGGCCGACGGACTGTGGGACACGGGCCTGCTGACCACCGAGGAGAGCGCCGAGGGGTTCACGGTCCGTACCGGAGACCGCCTGGACGCCAGGGTGCGCCTGCCCACCGGGCTGGGCGCGTGGCCGGCGATCTGGACCTGGCGGGACGGGGGCAACGAGGTGGACGTGTTCGAGTACCACCCGGACAACCCCGACCTGCTGGAGTTCACCAACCACGTGCGTCCGGGACAGAGGTACGTCCGCGACGACGCCGTCCGTCCCGGCGGCCTCGTCGATCTGAGCGTGACGTTCGGCGGGCGCAGTGTGGTCTGGTCGCTGAACGGCAGACGGGTGTTCGCCGACGGACGCGGTGTCGGACCCGGCTGGTACGCCTACCTCATCGTCAACCTCTCGGTGTGCGCGGGGCGTTACCACCCGCCTCCCGACGCCGCCACCACCGAGCTGTCGTACGAGGTGGAGAGCCTGGTGGTGTACCGCGACGGTCCGCGCGGGACGGCGCTGCGGACGGGGTGA
- a CDS encoding cytochrome P450, producing the protein MSIIDLAALGESFTRDPYPVYAGLRARGPVHRIRMPEGGAEAWLVVGYEAGRAALADPGLSKDWSKASPSLPLGAVSSGPHMLRADPPDHTRLRKLVAREFTARRVEGLAPGIQKTTDALLDRMLAAPDGRADLVEALSFPLPISVICELLGVPDLDRESFRTWSNDALGAVDPEERKAAATSMAQYMADLVEGKRKRPGDDLMSALIHDSDEDGDRLSREELLGMAWLLLVAGHETTVNLISNGVLALLTHPEQLAALRADLSLIDAAVEEMLRYEGPVETPTFRFTTGPVTIGDTVVPGGGELVLIAMADANRDPARFPAPDRFDISRDARGHVAFGHGIHHCLGAPLARLEARIAVRTLLERCPDLTLDVHPAAITWRPGMMIRGPRGLPVRFTR; encoded by the coding sequence ATGAGCATCATCGATCTCGCCGCACTGGGCGAGTCCTTCACCCGCGACCCCTATCCCGTGTACGCCGGATTACGGGCCCGGGGGCCGGTGCACCGCATCCGGATGCCGGAAGGGGGTGCGGAAGCCTGGCTCGTCGTCGGATACGAGGCCGGGCGTGCCGCACTCGCCGACCCCGGGCTCTCGAAGGACTGGAGCAAGGCGTCCCCCTCCCTGCCGCTGGGCGCCGTCTCCTCCGGCCCGCACATGCTCAGGGCCGACCCGCCGGACCACACGCGGCTGCGCAAACTGGTCGCCCGGGAGTTCACCGCGCGCCGGGTGGAGGGACTCGCCCCGGGCATCCAGAAGACCACCGACGCGCTGCTGGACCGGATGCTCGCCGCCCCCGACGGGCGCGCCGACCTCGTCGAGGCGCTGTCCTTCCCGTTGCCGATATCCGTGATCTGCGAACTCCTCGGCGTACCGGACCTGGACCGCGAGTCCTTCAGGACCTGGTCGAACGACGCCCTCGGCGCCGTCGACCCCGAAGAGCGCAAGGCCGCGGCGACCTCGATGGCGCAGTACATGGCGGACCTGGTGGAGGGCAAGCGGAAGCGGCCCGGCGACGACCTCATGAGCGCGCTGATCCACGACTCCGACGAGGACGGCGACCGGCTGTCCCGCGAGGAACTCCTGGGCATGGCCTGGCTGCTGCTCGTGGCCGGCCACGAGACCACCGTGAACCTCATCTCCAACGGAGTCCTCGCCCTGCTCACCCATCCGGAGCAGTTGGCCGCCCTGCGCGCGGACCTCTCCCTGATCGACGCCGCGGTCGAGGAGATGCTCCGCTACGAGGGCCCCGTGGAGACCCCCACGTTCCGCTTCACCACCGGGCCGGTGACGATCGGCGACACGGTCGTCCCGGGAGGCGGCGAACTCGTCCTGATCGCGATGGCCGACGCCAACCGCGACCCCGCCCGCTTCCCCGCGCCCGACCGTTTCGACATCTCCCGTGACGCCCGGGGCCATGTGGCGTTCGGCCACGGCATCCACCACTGCCTGGGGGCTCCGCTGGCACGCCTGGAGGCACGGATCGCCGTCAGGACGCTGCTGGAGCGCTGTCCCGACCTGACCCTGGACGTCCATCCGGCGGCGATCACCTGGCGGCCGGGAATGATGATCCGCGGTCCGCGCGGCCTGCCCGTACGTTTCACCCGGTAG
- a CDS encoding NAD-dependent protein deacetylase, giving the protein MRMRPTLSWTPTEDLPPGTTDLEPVADALRTGGVLVLSGAGISTESGIPDYRGEGGSLSRHTPMTYQDFTSSARARRRYWARSHLGWRTFGRARPNAGHRAVAAFGRHGLLSGVITQNVDGLHQAAGSEDVVELHGSLARVVCLSCGTLSPRRELARRLEEANAGFEPVAAGINPDGDADLTDEQVGDFRVVPCAVCGGILKPDVVFFGETVPPRRVEHCRRLVSEAASLLVLGSSLTVMSGLRFVRQAAQAGKPVLVVNRDPTRGDRHALTRVALPLGTALTTVADRLGVPL; this is encoded by the coding sequence ATGCGCATGCGCCCCACTCTGAGCTGGACCCCCACCGAGGACCTGCCGCCGGGCACCACGGACCTGGAACCGGTCGCCGACGCGCTGAGAACCGGCGGTGTGCTGGTGCTCAGCGGGGCGGGCATCTCCACGGAGTCGGGCATCCCCGACTACCGGGGCGAGGGCGGGAGCCTGAGCCGGCACACCCCGATGACCTACCAGGACTTCACCTCCAGCGCCCGGGCCCGGCGCCGGTACTGGGCGCGCAGCCACCTCGGCTGGCGCACCTTCGGCCGCGCCCGCCCCAACGCCGGGCACCGGGCCGTGGCCGCGTTCGGACGGCACGGTCTGCTCTCGGGTGTGATCACCCAGAACGTCGACGGCCTGCACCAGGCCGCCGGCAGCGAGGACGTCGTGGAACTCCACGGAAGCCTGGCCCGGGTCGTCTGCCTCTCCTGCGGCACCCTGAGCCCGCGCCGTGAACTCGCCCGGCGGCTGGAGGAGGCCAACGCGGGCTTCGAACCGGTGGCCGCGGGGATCAACCCGGACGGTGACGCCGACCTGACCGACGAACAGGTCGGCGACTTCCGTGTGGTGCCCTGCGCGGTCTGCGGCGGCATCCTCAAACCGGACGTGGTGTTCTTCGGCGAGACCGTCCCGCCGCGACGGGTCGAGCACTGCCGCCGGCTGGTCAGCGAGGCGGCCTCGCTGCTGGTCCTGGGCTCCTCGCTGACGGTGATGTCCGGGCTCCGGTTCGTCCGTCAGGCGGCCCAGGCCGGCAAGCCGGTACTGGTCGTCAACCGGGACCCGACCCGGGGCGACCGGCACGCGCTCACCCGGGTCGCCCTCCCCCTGGGAACGGCCCTCACCACCGTGGCCGACCGGCTGGGCGTCCCCCTCTAG
- a CDS encoding YihY/virulence factor BrkB family protein, with product MGTVVHVPQTRDMIGDELSGDEAFAALRHYGGLRLLTDSFARFRYADGFSNARALAFQVVLGLVPFTVALVGLATSVHTEGVGRVIELTLGRIVPGASADLVQDAFDGTRRSAHGDIGATLALWLGLGFALLNLASAMGQIERGANRIYGIERDRPFPRKYGRAILLALSAGLPLVLGFVVLVAGDAVGDAVARVVGGPGSGTGWWGALDLPVGLALAWVASAVIFRWSPRRVQPGYTWLAFGSAIHLLLWVAATWLLALYVEGSGAFGALYGPLTAFIALLLWANLTAVALFLGIAFAAQLEAARAGIDAAVQPDPGPGR from the coding sequence ATGGGAACCGTCGTCCACGTCCCGCAGACCCGGGACATGATCGGGGACGAGCTCTCCGGTGACGAGGCGTTCGCCGCGCTGCGGCACTACGGGGGCCTGCGGCTGCTCACCGACTCCTTCGCCCGCTTCCGTTACGCGGACGGGTTCAGCAACGCCCGGGCGCTCGCCTTCCAGGTCGTCCTCGGCCTGGTGCCGTTCACCGTGGCGCTGGTGGGCCTGGCGACCTCGGTGCACACCGAGGGCGTGGGCCGGGTCATCGAGCTCACCCTCGGCCGGATCGTGCCCGGTGCCAGCGCCGACCTCGTCCAGGACGCCTTCGACGGGACGCGGCGCAGCGCCCACGGCGACATCGGGGCCACACTGGCCCTGTGGCTCGGTCTGGGTTTCGCCCTGCTGAACCTCGCCTCCGCCATGGGCCAGATCGAGCGGGGCGCCAACCGCATCTACGGCATCGAACGCGACCGTCCCTTCCCCCGTAAGTACGGCAGGGCCATCCTCCTCGCGCTCTCGGCCGGCCTGCCGCTGGTGCTCGGTTTCGTCGTGCTCGTCGCCGGCGACGCCGTCGGCGACGCGGTGGCCCGTGTGGTCGGAGGGCCGGGCAGCGGCACGGGGTGGTGGGGCGCGCTCGACCTGCCGGTGGGACTGGCGCTGGCGTGGGTCGCCTCCGCGGTGATCTTCCGCTGGTCGCCCCGACGGGTCCAGCCCGGCTACACGTGGCTGGCCTTCGGCTCGGCCATCCATCTCCTGCTGTGGGTCGCGGCGACCTGGCTGCTCGCGCTCTACGTCGAGGGGAGCGGCGCGTTCGGCGCCCTGTACGGGCCGCTCACCGCCTTCATCGCGCTGCTGCTGTGGGCCAACCTCACCGCCGTCGCCCTCTTCCTCGGTATCGCGTTCGCGGCCCAGTTGGAGGCGGCGCGCGCCGGTATCGACGCCGCGGTGCAGCCGGACCCCGGGCCGGGCCGCTGA
- a CDS encoding EamA family transporter — protein sequence MTRPVGRAAGSVGTGSLCVLLASVLWGTTGTAATFAPAVGPLAIGAVAMGLGGLLQALVAAPRIRRETAALRAQRGVLLLGALSVGAYPLAFYSSMHLAGVAAGTVVSIGSAPLASAVIERAVDGRRLTRRWTIGAALGLSGTVLLCAAETADPRSGPGAHSAGATALGMALGLVAGFTYALYSWAAHRLISRGAGSGAAMGSVFGLGGLLLMPVLLATGAPLLDSWTNTAVGVYMALVPMFIGYVLFGWGLAHVPASTATTLSLLEPAVAAVLAVLVVGERLPPSGWAGIALVVGCLAVLTTPARTAPKGRAATAEPGTGALRDGAVQPDRTPRPDTAADASATEPERALPT from the coding sequence GTGACGCGGCCCGTTGGACGCGCGGCCGGTTCGGTGGGCACGGGCTCGCTGTGCGTGCTCCTGGCGTCGGTGCTGTGGGGCACCACGGGCACCGCCGCGACCTTCGCCCCCGCGGTGGGGCCCCTCGCGATCGGGGCCGTCGCCATGGGCCTGGGCGGACTGCTCCAGGCCCTCGTGGCCGCCCCCCGCATCCGCCGGGAAACGGCCGCGCTGCGTGCGCAACGCGGCGTGCTGCTGCTCGGCGCCCTGTCGGTGGGGGCCTATCCCCTGGCGTTCTACTCCTCCATGCACCTGGCCGGGGTCGCCGCCGGGACGGTGGTGTCGATCGGCTCGGCCCCCCTCGCCTCGGCCGTGATCGAGCGCGCGGTGGACGGACGCCGCCTGACGCGCCGCTGGACGATCGGCGCCGCCCTGGGCCTGTCCGGCACGGTGCTGCTGTGCGCGGCGGAAACGGCCGATCCGCGTTCCGGTCCCGGCGCCCACTCCGCGGGGGCGACCGCGCTCGGCATGGCACTGGGCCTGGTGGCCGGTTTCACCTACGCCCTGTACTCCTGGGCCGCCCACCGCCTGATCAGCCGCGGCGCCGGCTCCGGCGCGGCCATGGGGAGCGTCTTCGGACTGGGCGGACTGCTGCTCATGCCGGTGCTGCTGGCCACCGGCGCGCCGCTCCTCGACTCCTGGACCAACACGGCCGTCGGCGTCTACATGGCCCTGGTGCCCATGTTCATCGGGTACGTCCTGTTCGGCTGGGGGCTGGCGCACGTCCCCGCGAGCACCGCGACCACGCTGTCGCTGCTGGAGCCCGCCGTCGCGGCCGTACTCGCCGTACTGGTCGTCGGTGAGCGCCTGCCCCCGTCCGGATGGGCCGGCATCGCCCTGGTCGTCGGCTGCCTCGCCGTGCTCACCACACCGGCGCGCACCGCTCCGAAGGGCCGGGCGGCCACCGCGGAGCCCGGTACCGGCGCCCTGCGGGACGGCGCGGTCCAACCGGATCGCACTCCCCGCCCGGACACCGCGGCGGACGCATCGGCGACCGAACCCGAACGAGCCCTCCCGACCTGA
- a CDS encoding TetR/AcrR family transcriptional regulator produces MSETGAAASRPGTRRGAAREKLLAAAARRFYADGVAATGIDTITAEAGVAKMSLYNNFSSKADLVRAYLDARHEEWLDLYRRRLEEARDARGGVLAVFDAYADHAAFAYEHGFRGCGLLNAAAELPAGDEGRAVVRRHKEEVESLLAGHVGELLPGRPEEARTVAEHLAFLLEGAMARAGLEGAGTRLEHARAMAADLLDRL; encoded by the coding sequence ATGAGCGAGACCGGCGCCGCGGCTTCGAGGCCCGGCACGCGGCGGGGAGCCGCGCGGGAGAAGCTGCTCGCCGCCGCCGCGCGCCGCTTCTACGCGGACGGGGTGGCCGCCACGGGCATCGACACGATCACCGCCGAGGCGGGCGTGGCGAAGATGAGCCTGTACAACAACTTCTCCTCCAAGGCCGACCTGGTGCGGGCCTACCTCGACGCGCGGCACGAGGAGTGGCTGGACCTGTACCGGCGGCGCCTGGAGGAGGCCCGGGACGCGCGGGGCGGGGTACTGGCCGTCTTCGACGCCTACGCCGATCATGCCGCCTTCGCCTACGAGCACGGGTTCCGGGGGTGCGGCCTGCTGAACGCGGCCGCCGAACTGCCCGCCGGGGACGAGGGCCGGGCCGTGGTGCGCCGGCACAAGGAGGAGGTCGAGTCCCTGCTCGCCGGGCACGTCGGGGAACTACTGCCCGGGCGGCCGGAGGAGGCCCGCACGGTGGCGGAGCACCTGGCGTTCCTGCTGGAGGGCGCGATGGCCCGCGCCGGCCTGGAGGGCGCGGGCACGCGCCTGGAACACGCCCGGGCGATGGCGGCCGACCTGCTGGACCGGCTGTGA
- a CDS encoding DUF393 domain-containing protein translates to MRNRPVLVFDGDCGFCTSSVRFLERVVRPGCEAVPWQRADLAALGVTRERARHEALWVTPVGRVYGGARAVAKLLLSAGGAWALVGALLTLPPVRWAAHAAYRLVANNRRRLPGGPAGCAALPADRTRRT, encoded by the coding sequence ATGCGAAACCGGCCGGTACTTGTCTTCGACGGGGACTGCGGCTTCTGCACCAGCTCGGTGCGTTTCCTCGAGCGAGTGGTGCGTCCTGGGTGCGAAGCCGTTCCCTGGCAGCGCGCCGATCTCGCGGCTCTGGGCGTCACCCGGGAACGCGCCCGGCACGAAGCACTCTGGGTGACACCGGTCGGAAGGGTGTACGGCGGCGCCCGGGCGGTGGCGAAACTGCTGCTGAGCGCCGGCGGCGCCTGGGCACTCGTAGGAGCGCTGCTCACCCTGCCGCCGGTGCGCTGGGCAGCCCACGCCGCCTACCGGCTCGTGGCGAACAACCGCCGGCGCCTGCCCGGTGGACCAGCGGGGTGCGCCGCACTGCCCGCGGACCGAACGCGCCGGACGTGA
- a CDS encoding NUDIX domain-containing protein encodes MTAGIDTPDRRGRTGLDRHGRGLTGNPRVRIVDVEVLSCDWYVLRRTTFDHRHADGRWSREQRETYDRGDGATILLYDTDRETVLLTRQFRLPAYVNGHPDGMLVESAAGLLDGDTPEEAVRREAAEETGHDIGAAEHLFDVYMSPGSVTERLHFFAAPYRPAATATAQAGIAEEGEDITVLELPFSEALAMIRNRGIVDAKTVLLLQWAALEGPFTHVRR; translated from the coding sequence GTGACCGCGGGCATCGACACGCCGGACCGGCGCGGACGCACGGGACTGGACCGGCACGGCCGCGGCCTGACGGGCAATCCGCGGGTGCGGATCGTCGACGTGGAGGTCCTCTCCTGCGACTGGTACGTCCTGCGCAGGACCACGTTCGACCACCGGCACGCCGACGGCCGCTGGAGCCGTGAACAGCGCGAGACCTACGACCGCGGTGACGGCGCCACGATCCTGCTCTACGACACCGACCGCGAAACCGTCCTGCTCACCCGCCAGTTCCGTCTTCCCGCCTACGTCAACGGACACCCCGACGGGATGCTCGTCGAGAGCGCGGCCGGCCTGCTGGACGGCGACACCCCCGAGGAAGCCGTCCGCAGGGAGGCGGCCGAGGAGACGGGACACGACATCGGTGCGGCCGAGCACCTCTTCGACGTCTACATGAGTCCCGGCTCGGTCACCGAACGCCTGCACTTCTTCGCCGCCCCCTACCGCCCCGCGGCCACCGCGACCGCACAGGCGGGCATCGCCGAGGAGGGGGAGGACATCACCGTCCTGGAGCTTCCCTTCTCCGAGGCGCTGGCCATGATCCGCAACCGCGGGATCGTCGACGCCAAGACCGTCCTGCTGCTGCAGTGGGCGGCCCTGGAGGGCCCGTTCACGCACGTCCGCAGATGA
- a CDS encoding NAD(P)H-dependent oxidoreductase, translating into MPRIGVYLAHPRPGSFNHAVFDAVVHQLRDLGCEVLAHDLCAEGFAPELSADETETVRPATDAHDPQVALHRSEVAALDAMVFVHPNWWGMPPAVLAGWMQRVFVPGVAYKLGTAEGKPEGLLKAGRALVLNTSDTPADREEAEFGDPLHRIWSACVLPYVGVADVRRVVFRTVTDSSRETRASWLREARHHAAALLV; encoded by the coding sequence ATGCCACGCATAGGGGTTTACCTCGCGCACCCACGGCCCGGCAGTTTCAATCACGCGGTGTTCGATGCCGTGGTGCACCAGCTGCGCGACCTCGGATGCGAGGTCCTCGCGCACGACCTCTGCGCCGAGGGATTCGCGCCCGAACTGTCCGCCGACGAGACGGAGACGGTCCGGCCCGCCACGGACGCCCACGATCCGCAGGTGGCGCTGCACCGGTCCGAGGTGGCCGCACTCGATGCCATGGTGTTCGTCCACCCCAACTGGTGGGGCATGCCGCCCGCGGTCCTCGCGGGCTGGATGCAGCGTGTGTTCGTGCCCGGCGTCGCCTACAAACTGGGGACGGCGGAGGGAAAGCCCGAAGGGCTGCTGAAAGCCGGCCGGGCCCTCGTCCTGAACACCTCCGACACCCCCGCCGACCGCGAGGAGGCCGAGTTCGGGGACCCTCTGCACAGGATCTGGTCGGCCTGCGTCCTGCCGTACGTGGGAGTGGCCGACGTCCGCCGGGTCGTCTTCCGGACGGTCACCGACTCCTCCCGTGAAACCCGCGCCTCCTGGTTGCGGGAGGCACGTCACCACGCCGCCGCGCTGCTGGTCTGA
- a CDS encoding WhiB family transcriptional regulator — translation MTDVHEHAATYDWRDEAACVGEDPEIFFPLSDSAAPGSEASLARAICRRCPVLLDCRTWAIERGEDDGIWGATTAAQRRAVRRAATDDQYTAPAARPAPGRRRDARPGGVDDSDTGDDGWRSSTIRSARSVSTTRFS, via the coding sequence ATGACCGACGTCCACGAACACGCAGCTACGTACGACTGGCGCGATGAGGCCGCATGCGTCGGTGAGGATCCCGAGATCTTCTTCCCGCTGTCCGACTCGGCCGCTCCCGGGTCGGAGGCCTCCCTGGCCCGGGCGATATGCCGACGATGTCCCGTGCTCCTCGACTGCCGCACCTGGGCGATCGAGCGCGGTGAGGACGACGGCATCTGGGGGGCCACCACGGCCGCCCAACGACGAGCCGTCCGGCGTGCCGCAACGGATGATCAGTACACCGCCCCCGCGGCACGACCGGCGCCCGGACGCCGCCGTGACGCCCGTCCCGGCGGCGTCGACGACTCCGACACCGGCGACGACGGCTGGCGATCTTCCACGATCCGTTCGGCACGATCCGTCTCCACCACCCGCTTCTCCTGA
- a CDS encoding alpha/beta hydrolase, whose product MFDGFTLARRAGDGARLRVRYGGDGPAVLLLHGHPRTHATWHRVAPLLVAAGHTVVCPDLRGYGESSKPPTDREHRPYSKRAMAGDCLALMRGLGHERFAVVGHDRGAYVATRLALDHPEAVSALSVLDAVPIGEALRRCDAKFAANWWHWFFLGQTDKPAERIINADPDAWYGATPGHMGAEAYEDYRRAVHDPATVHAMCEDYRAGLGIDRRHDDADRRAGRRIGCPLQVLWATRDDMADLYGDVLEVWRDRAGGRPDGGPIDSGHHIAEEAPEALAVALREFWKTAEGQT is encoded by the coding sequence ATGTTCGACGGTTTCACGCTGGCGCGTCGTGCGGGAGACGGGGCCCGGCTCCGCGTGCGGTACGGCGGCGACGGTCCGGCGGTACTGCTCCTGCACGGCCATCCGCGCACGCACGCGACCTGGCACCGCGTGGCCCCGCTCCTGGTCGCCGCGGGTCACACGGTGGTCTGCCCCGACCTGCGAGGCTACGGAGAGTCCTCGAAGCCCCCGACCGACCGGGAACACCGTCCGTACTCCAAGCGCGCCATGGCCGGAGACTGCCTGGCCCTGATGCGTGGCCTGGGCCACGAACGGTTCGCCGTCGTCGGCCACGACCGGGGCGCGTACGTGGCCACCCGCCTCGCCCTGGACCACCCGGAGGCCGTCTCCGCCCTGAGCGTGCTGGACGCCGTCCCCATCGGCGAGGCACTGCGCCGGTGCGACGCGAAGTTCGCCGCGAACTGGTGGCACTGGTTCTTCCTCGGGCAGACCGACAAGCCCGCCGAACGGATCATCAACGCGGACCCCGACGCCTGGTACGGGGCCACCCCCGGGCACATGGGCGCCGAGGCGTACGAGGACTACCGCCGCGCCGTCCACGACCCGGCCACCGTGCACGCCATGTGCGAGGACTACCGGGCCGGTCTGGGCATCGACCGCCGGCACGACGACGCCGACCGGCGAGCCGGCCGTCGCATCGGGTGTCCGCTGCAGGTCCTGTGGGCCACCCGGGACGACATGGCCGACCTCTACGGCGACGTGCTGGAGGTGTGGCGGGACCGGGCCGGGGGCCGGCCGGACGGCGGTCCGATCGACTCGGGCCACCACATCGCCGAGGAGGCGCCCGAGGCGCTCGCCGTCGCGCTGCGTGAGTTCTGGAAGACCGCGGAAGGACAGACCTGA
- a CDS encoding glutaredoxin domain-containing protein encodes MMRAWIPPMLFVLCGSVVATGLLSRGSPGAAAALLLVFVLLAGVNPPLVLPRSISALEARRRSAADGRPVVFWRPGCTYCLRLRIRLGRSARRLHWVDIRRDPAAAAAVRAAADGNETVPTVVVAGRPHVNPDPDWVREQLSPSG; translated from the coding sequence ATGATGCGCGCCTGGATCCCGCCGATGCTGTTCGTCCTCTGCGGCTCAGTCGTCGCGACGGGGCTGCTCTCCAGGGGGAGCCCCGGCGCGGCCGCAGCACTCCTGCTGGTGTTCGTGCTGCTCGCGGGCGTGAACCCGCCTCTGGTCCTCCCGAGGTCGATCAGTGCGCTGGAGGCGCGACGCCGCAGCGCGGCCGACGGCCGGCCCGTCGTCTTCTGGCGACCGGGCTGCACGTACTGTCTGCGACTGCGCATCCGGTTGGGCCGGAGCGCCCGCCGGCTGCACTGGGTCGACATCCGGCGCGACCCGGCCGCAGCGGCCGCGGTGAGGGCCGCCGCCGACGGCAACGAGACCGTGCCCACCGTCGTCGTGGCGGGTCGGCCGCACGTCAACCCCGACCCTGACTGGGTGCGCGAACAGCTCTCCCCTTCCGGGTGA